From Micromonospora sp. NBC_01699, a single genomic window includes:
- a CDS encoding quinone-dependent dihydroorotate dehydrogenase — protein sequence MIFERVVRPALFRLGGGDAETAHEWTLHRLAALAGRPAALAALRSAYAVAAPRRVFGLDFPNPVGLAAGMDKNGVALPAWPALGFGFVEVGTVTAHAQPGNPRPRLFRLPESTAVINRMGFNNDGAQALARRLDAGRPLGVPLGISLGKSKVTPLDDAVADYVASYRALRGHGDYFAVNVSSPNTPGLRALQDREHLDALLAALVGEKPVLVKIAPDLTEPAIAELLRVCLDRGAAGVIATNTTLRRAGLAAADQPRGTETGGLSGRPLTERAREVVSFVHRETGGALPVIGVGGIMEPDDANRLFDAGASLVQLYTGFIYRGPGLARAIARSARP from the coding sequence GTGATCTTCGAGCGGGTGGTCCGCCCCGCGCTGTTCCGGCTCGGCGGTGGCGATGCCGAGACGGCACACGAGTGGACCCTGCACCGGCTGGCCGCCCTCGCCGGGCGGCCGGCCGCGCTGGCGGCGCTGCGGTCGGCGTACGCGGTGGCGGCGCCCCGGCGGGTCTTCGGGCTGGACTTCCCCAACCCGGTCGGGCTGGCCGCCGGGATGGACAAGAACGGCGTGGCGCTGCCGGCCTGGCCGGCGCTGGGCTTCGGTTTCGTCGAGGTCGGCACGGTCACCGCGCACGCCCAGCCGGGCAATCCCCGGCCCCGGCTGTTCCGGCTGCCGGAGAGCACCGCGGTGATCAACCGGATGGGCTTCAACAACGACGGGGCGCAGGCGCTGGCCCGGCGGCTGGACGCGGGACGGCCACTGGGCGTGCCGCTGGGCATCTCGCTGGGCAAGTCGAAGGTGACCCCGCTGGACGACGCGGTGGCCGACTACGTCGCCTCGTACCGGGCGCTGCGCGGGCACGGTGACTACTTCGCGGTCAACGTCTCCTCGCCGAACACCCCGGGCCTGCGCGCCTTGCAGGACCGGGAGCATCTCGACGCGCTGCTGGCCGCGCTGGTGGGGGAGAAGCCGGTGCTGGTGAAGATCGCCCCGGACCTGACCGAGCCGGCCATCGCCGAACTGCTGCGGGTCTGCCTCGACCGGGGTGCGGCCGGCGTCATCGCCACCAACACCACGCTGCGCCGCGCCGGCCTCGCCGCCGCCGACCAACCCCGGGGTACGGAGACCGGCGGGCTGTCCGGACGACCGTTGACCGAGCGGGCGCGGGAGGTCGTCTCCTTCGTCCACCGGGAGACCGGCGGAGCGCTGCCGGTGATCGGGGTCGGCGGGATCATGGAACCGGACGACGCGAACCGACTCTTCGACGCCGGGGCGAGCCTGGTGCAGCTCTACACCGGATTCATTTATCGCGGGCCGGGTCTGGCCCGTGCGATCGCGCGCTCGGCCCGGCCGTGA
- a CDS encoding adenosylmethionine--8-amino-7-oxononanoate transaminase: protein MNPAELLAADAAHVWHPYAPMPATAEPYLVTGAEGVRLRLADGRELVDGMSSWWAAIHGYRHPVLDDAVTGQLGRMSHVMFGGLTHSPAIELARNLVELSPPGLEHVFLCDSGSVSVEVAVKMCLQYQLGRGRPERHRLATWRGGYHGDTFQPMSVCDPEGGMHHLWRDVLPRQVFAPVPPSGFDAPVDEEYAAGLVDRIARHAHELAAVIVEPVVQGAGGMRFHNPHYLRVLREATAEHGVLLIFDEIATGFGRTGTLFAAEHAGVTPDVLCVGKALTGGYLSLAAALCTPEVARGIGAGGVLAHGPTFMGNPLACAVANASIGLLRAGNWRSEVARVQTGLRAGLEPLRGTPGVADVRVLGAIGVVQLDHDVDLPAATAAAVDHGVWLRPFRDLVYTMPPYLTDDADLARIGAGVAAAVAAG, encoded by the coding sequence GTGAACCCCGCCGAACTGCTCGCCGCCGACGCCGCGCACGTCTGGCACCCGTACGCGCCGATGCCGGCGACCGCCGAGCCGTACCTCGTCACCGGGGCCGAGGGCGTACGCCTGCGGCTGGCCGACGGGCGGGAACTGGTCGACGGCATGTCGTCGTGGTGGGCCGCGATCCACGGTTACCGGCACCCGGTGCTGGACGACGCGGTGACCGGGCAGCTCGGCCGGATGAGCCACGTGATGTTCGGCGGGCTGACCCACTCCCCGGCGATCGAACTGGCCCGCAACCTGGTCGAGCTCAGCCCGCCCGGACTGGAGCACGTCTTCCTCTGCGACTCGGGCTCGGTCAGCGTCGAGGTCGCGGTCAAGATGTGCCTGCAATACCAGCTCGGCCGGGGTCGGCCGGAGCGGCACCGGCTGGCCACCTGGCGGGGTGGCTACCACGGCGACACGTTCCAGCCGATGAGTGTCTGCGATCCCGAGGGCGGGATGCACCATCTCTGGCGGGACGTGTTGCCCCGGCAGGTGTTCGCGCCCGTGCCGCCGTCCGGTTTCGACGCCCCGGTGGACGAGGAATATGCGGCCGGGCTGGTCGACCGGATCGCGCGGCACGCGCACGAACTGGCGGCGGTCATCGTCGAGCCGGTGGTGCAGGGTGCCGGCGGGATGCGGTTCCACAATCCGCACTACCTACGGGTCTTGCGCGAGGCCACCGCCGAGCACGGGGTGCTACTCATTTTCGACGAGATCGCTACTGGTTTCGGGCGTACCGGCACGCTGTTCGCGGCCGAACACGCCGGGGTCACCCCGGACGTGCTCTGCGTCGGCAAGGCACTCACCGGTGGTTACCTGAGCCTCGCGGCGGCGCTCTGCACGCCGGAGGTGGCGCGCGGGATCGGCGCCGGCGGGGTGTTGGCGCACGGACCGACGTTCATGGGCAACCCGCTCGCCTGTGCCGTTGCGAACGCCTCCATCGGGCTGCTGCGGGCCGGAAACTGGCGCAGCGAGGTCGCGAGGGTGCAAACGGGTCTGCGGGCGGGTCTGGAGCCGTTGCGCGGTACGCCGGGCGTCGCCGACGTACGGGTGCTCGGCGCGATCGGTGTGGTGCAACTCGACCACGACGTCGACCTGCCGGCCGCGACCGCCGCCGCGGTCGACCACGGCGTGTGGCTGCGCCCGTTCCGCGATCTGGTCTACACGATGCCGCCGTACCTGACCGACGACGCGGATCTGGCCCGGATCGGCGCCGGGGTGGCGGCCGCGGTCGCCGCCGGCTGA
- the pyrF gene encoding orotidine-5'-phosphate decarboxylase yields the protein MESFGIRLHRAMAERGPLCVGIDPHGALLERWGLPDDVTGLARFSETVAEALGDRVAVVKPQSAFYERFGSRGLEVLESTIRQLRDAGTLVLLDVKRGDIGSTVSAYAAAYLDPSSPLYVDAITASPYLGVGSLAPMFDTAAAHGGGVFVLALTSNPEGPAVQHARGADGRTVAQTVIDEISQLNAGAEPLGSFGLVVGATIGETGHDLSRVHGPMLAPGLGAQGGSAADLRTVFGRDLTAVLPSYSREVLGHGPDIAALRAAADRALADCRAVLGRVVE from the coding sequence ATGGAGAGCTTCGGGATCCGGCTGCACCGGGCCATGGCCGAGCGCGGGCCGCTCTGTGTGGGCATCGACCCGCACGGCGCGCTGCTGGAGCGCTGGGGGCTGCCCGACGACGTGACCGGGTTGGCGCGGTTCAGCGAGACGGTGGCCGAGGCACTGGGCGACCGGGTCGCGGTGGTCAAGCCGCAGTCCGCGTTCTACGAGCGCTTCGGGTCCCGAGGGCTGGAGGTACTTGAGTCAACTATCCGACAGTTGCGAGATGCCGGAACTCTTGTGCTCCTGGACGTCAAGCGTGGCGACATCGGCTCCACGGTGAGCGCGTACGCCGCCGCGTATCTGGATCCATCCAGTCCCCTGTATGTCGATGCGATCACCGCGAGCCCGTATCTGGGCGTCGGCTCGCTCGCCCCGATGTTCGACACGGCGGCGGCGCACGGCGGCGGCGTCTTCGTGCTGGCGCTCACCTCCAATCCCGAGGGTCCGGCCGTCCAACACGCCCGCGGCGCCGACGGCCGGACCGTCGCGCAAACCGTGATCGACGAGATTTCCCAGCTCAACGCAGGTGCGGAGCCGTTGGGCAGCTTCGGGCTGGTGGTCGGCGCGACGATCGGCGAGACGGGCCACGACCTGTCCCGCGTGCACGGTCCGATGCTCGCGCCCGGCCTCGGCGCCCAGGGCGGGAGCGCTGCCGACCTGCGTACGGTCTTCGGTCGGGACCTGACCGCGGTGCTGCCGTCGTACTCCCGTGAGGTCCTCGGCCACGGCCCGGACATCGCCGCGCTGCGCGCCGCGGCGGACCGCGCGCTGGCCGATTGTCGAGCCGTACTCGGCCGTGTCGTTGAGTGA
- the mihF gene encoding integration host factor, actinobacterial type encodes MPLPQLSPEQRAAALEKAAEIRKARAELKEQLKQGKTTLAAVLARAEGDDVVGKLKVSAVLQAMPGIGKIRATQIMEKLKIADSRRLRGLGDQQRKALLGEFAAN; translated from the coding sequence GTGCCGCTCCCCCAACTGAGCCCCGAACAGCGTGCAGCCGCGCTGGAGAAGGCTGCGGAGATCCGCAAAGCCCGTGCTGAGCTGAAGGAGCAGCTCAAGCAGGGCAAGACCACCCTCGCCGCCGTCCTCGCGCGGGCGGAGGGCGACGACGTCGTCGGCAAGCTGAAGGTTTCGGCCGTCCTCCAGGCGATGCCGGGGATCGGCAAGATCCGGGCGACCCAGATCATGGAGAAGCTCAAGATCGCCGACAGCCGGCGCCTGCGCGGCCTGGGTGACCAGCAGCGCAAGGCACTGCTTGGTGAGTTCGCCGCCAACTAG
- a CDS encoding guanylate kinase, which produces MSTEDDARPAARLTLLAGPAGAGKDSVIELIRARSPVLWVSVAMTTRARGPYEVDGTRLFVDADEFEALIAAGGLLEWDRYAGHLHGTPRQPVQTRLRAGQPVLLSLDLPGARRVRAAMPGSRLVYLVPPGAVPPAGQPHDGAEIDRVVVNDFVERAAEELVGLLGSSFLTPAQPRTGG; this is translated from the coding sequence GTGAGCACGGAGGACGACGCGCGCCCGGCGGCTCGCCTCACGCTCCTTGCCGGTCCTGCCGGGGCCGGCAAGGACAGCGTGATCGAGCTGATCCGGGCGCGTTCGCCCGTGTTGTGGGTATCGGTGGCGATGACCACCAGGGCCCGTGGCCCGTACGAGGTCGACGGGACCCGCCTGTTCGTCGACGCCGACGAGTTCGAGGCGCTGATCGCCGCCGGCGGACTGCTGGAGTGGGACCGGTACGCCGGTCACCTGCACGGCACCCCGCGACAGCCGGTCCAGACCCGGTTGCGGGCCGGCCAGCCGGTGCTGCTCAGCCTCGACCTGCCCGGTGCCCGTCGGGTACGGGCCGCGATGCCGGGGTCCCGTCTGGTGTACCTCGTCCCGCCGGGGGCGGTTCCGCCGGCCGGGCAACCGCACGACGGGGCGGAAATCGACCGGGTGGTGGTCAACGACTTCGTCGAGCGGGCAGCGGAGGAACTGGTAGGCTTGCTCGGTTCATCCTTTCTGACTCCGGCTCAGCCGCGTACCGGCGGTTGA
- the rpoZ gene encoding DNA-directed RNA polymerase subunit omega: MGSIANPEGITNPPIDELLEKTTSKYALVIFAAKRARQVNAYYSQLGEGLLEYVGPLVETTPQEKPLSIAMREINAGLLTAEPTDQP, encoded by the coding sequence GTGGGTTCCATCGCCAATCCCGAAGGCATCACCAACCCTCCGATCGACGAGCTGCTGGAGAAGACCACCTCCAAGTACGCCCTGGTCATCTTCGCCGCGAAGCGGGCCCGCCAGGTCAACGCCTACTACAGCCAGCTCGGCGAGGGTCTGCTGGAGTACGTCGGACCCCTGGTCGAGACCACGCCGCAGGAGAAGCCGCTCTCGATCGCGATGCGCGAGATCAACGCGGGCCTGCTCACCGCCGAGCCGACCGACCAGCCGTAG
- the coaBC gene encoding bifunctional phosphopantothenoylcysteine decarboxylase/phosphopantothenate--cysteine ligase CoaBC translates to MPAQVVLGVGGGIAAYKACELLRLLTESGHDVRVVPTASALRFVGAPTWAALSGKPVADDVWADVHEVPHVRLGKQADLVVVAPATADLLAKAAHGLADDLLTNTLLTARCPVVLAPAMHTEMWEHPATVANVATLRARGVLVIEPASGRLTGADTGKGRLPDPAEIFAIARRTLARGAVAPRDLTGRRVVVTAGGTREPLDPVRFLGNRSSGKQGYAFARTATVRGAMVTLIAANVSLSDPTGVEVVRVSTTEELRKATLSAAEGADAVVMAAAPADFRPATYASQKIKKTGDGTAPTIDLVTNPDIAAELGERRHAHQVLVAFAAETGDAEPNGRAKLARKKADLIVVNEVGQDRVFGADSNTAVVLGADGSRVVFPEQSKEDLADAVWDLVTTRLTASS, encoded by the coding sequence ATGCCCGCTCAGGTCGTTCTTGGCGTAGGCGGGGGCATCGCCGCGTACAAAGCCTGTGAGCTGCTCCGGCTCCTCACCGAATCGGGGCATGACGTCCGGGTCGTACCAACCGCCTCGGCACTGCGTTTCGTCGGTGCCCCGACCTGGGCGGCGCTCTCCGGTAAGCCGGTCGCGGACGACGTCTGGGCCGACGTGCACGAGGTGCCGCACGTTCGTCTCGGTAAGCAGGCGGATCTCGTCGTGGTCGCGCCGGCCACCGCCGACCTGCTGGCCAAGGCCGCGCACGGCCTGGCCGACGACCTGCTCACCAACACCCTGCTGACCGCCCGTTGTCCGGTGGTCCTGGCGCCGGCGATGCACACCGAGATGTGGGAGCACCCGGCGACGGTGGCCAACGTGGCGACGCTGCGCGCTCGTGGCGTACTGGTGATCGAGCCGGCCAGCGGGCGGCTCACCGGCGCGGACACCGGCAAGGGTCGGCTGCCCGACCCGGCCGAGATCTTCGCGATCGCCCGGCGGACGCTGGCCCGGGGCGCGGTGGCCCCGCGTGACCTGACCGGGCGTCGGGTGGTGGTCACCGCCGGTGGCACCAGGGAGCCGCTCGACCCGGTGCGGTTCCTGGGTAACCGGTCCTCCGGCAAGCAGGGTTACGCCTTCGCCCGCACTGCTACTGTGCGTGGCGCTATGGTTACGCTGATCGCCGCCAACGTCTCGCTCTCCGATCCGACCGGGGTGGAGGTGGTCCGTGTGTCCACGACGGAAGAACTGCGCAAGGCCACCCTGTCGGCGGCGGAAGGCGCGGACGCGGTGGTGATGGCGGCGGCACCGGCGGACTTCCGTCCGGCGACGTACGCCAGCCAGAAGATCAAGAAAACGGGTGACGGTACCGCTCCCACCATCGACCTGGTCACCAACCCCGACATCGCCGCCGAACTCGGCGAACGGCGCCACGCCCACCAGGTGCTGGTCGCGTTCGCCGCCGAGACCGGTGACGCCGAGCCCAACGGCCGGGCGAAGCTGGCGCGGAAGAAGGCGGACCTGATCGTGGTCAACGAGGTGGGGCAGGACAGGGTGTTCGGCGCCGACTCCAATACTGCTGTTGTGCTGGGTGCCGATGGTTCCAGGGTGGTTTTCCCGGAACAATCGAAGGAAGACCTCGCCGACGCCGTCTGGGACCTGGTAACAACGCGCTTAACCGCTTCGTCTTAA
- the metK gene encoding methionine adenosyltransferase, producing the protein MARRLFTSESVTEGHPDKIADQISDGILDALLTQDPRSRVAVETLITTGQVHVAGEVTTKAYADIPTIVRETILGIGYDSSKKGFDGASCGVSVSIGSQSPDIAQGVDSALELRSGSSESALDAQGAGDQGMMFGFACSETPELMPLPIALAHRLARRLASARKDGTIPYLRPDGKTQVTIEYDGLRPVRLNTVVVSSQHAADISLESLLTPDVREHVIAPELEGLGLDTDGYRLLVNPTGRFEIGGPMGDAGLTGRKIIVDTYGGYARHGGGAFSGKDPSKVDRSAAYATRWVAKNVVAAGLAERCEVQVAYAIGKAHPVSLFVETFGTENVPVERIEKAIGEVFDLRPAAIIRDLDLLRPIYQQTAAYGHFGRELPDLTWEGTDRAADLKSAAGA; encoded by the coding sequence GTGGCACGCCGCCTGTTCACTTCCGAGTCGGTCACGGAAGGCCACCCGGACAAGATCGCTGATCAGATCAGCGACGGTATCCTCGACGCGCTGCTGACCCAGGACCCGCGTAGCCGGGTGGCGGTCGAGACCCTCATCACCACCGGCCAGGTGCACGTCGCCGGCGAGGTGACGACCAAGGCGTACGCCGACATCCCGACCATCGTCCGGGAGACGATCCTCGGCATCGGCTACGACTCGTCGAAGAAGGGTTTCGACGGGGCGTCGTGTGGTGTGAGTGTGTCGATCGGTTCCCAGTCGCCCGACATCGCGCAGGGTGTGGACAGTGCCCTCGAACTGCGGTCGGGTTCGTCGGAGTCGGCGCTGGACGCGCAGGGTGCCGGCGACCAGGGGATGATGTTCGGCTTCGCCTGCTCCGAGACCCCGGAGCTGATGCCGTTGCCGATCGCGCTGGCGCACCGGTTGGCACGTCGCCTCGCGTCGGCGCGCAAGGACGGGACGATCCCGTACCTGCGGCCCGACGGCAAGACCCAGGTCACCATCGAGTACGACGGGCTGCGCCCGGTCCGCCTGAACACCGTTGTCGTCTCCAGCCAGCACGCGGCGGACATCTCGCTGGAGTCGCTGCTGACCCCGGACGTGCGGGAGCACGTCATCGCCCCGGAGCTTGAGGGGCTCGGGTTGGACACCGACGGCTACCGGCTGCTGGTGAACCCGACCGGGCGGTTCGAGATCGGCGGCCCGATGGGCGACGCCGGCCTCACCGGTCGGAAGATCATTGTGGACACCTACGGTGGCTACGCCCGGCACGGCGGCGGCGCGTTCTCCGGCAAGGACCCGTCGAAGGTCGACCGGTCGGCGGCGTACGCGACCCGCTGGGTGGCGAAGAACGTCGTGGCCGCCGGTCTGGCCGAGCGGTGCGAGGTGCAGGTCGCGTACGCGATCGGCAAGGCACACCCGGTGAGCCTGTTCGTGGAGACCTTCGGCACGGAGAACGTCCCGGTGGAGCGGATCGAGAAGGCGATCGGCGAGGTCTTCGACCTGCGTCCGGCGGCGATCATCCGTGACCTCGACCTGCTCCGTCCGATCTACCAGCAGACCGCCGCGTACGGTCACTTCGGACGCGAGCTGCCGGATCTGACCTGGGAGGGCACCGACCGTGCCGCCGACCTCAAGTCGGCCGCAGGAGCCTGA
- a CDS encoding primosomal protein N': MDVPLAHLDRPFDYLVPSELAETARPGTRVRVRFAGQLVDGWLLERVETSTHDGRLTYLERLVSPERVLSLEIARLARAVADRYAGSLADVLRLAVPRRHARAESQAGPAPAEATVTPGEVAPTVANPNPGRSSAAESVSAAGPVPTAGPVSEVRTASEEVPGPAAAPGPAGLVRASAPASAVGPRPAVASVAADDGPARGWGDYPAGAGFLRALTDGRQPRAVWSALPGEAWAARFAEAAAATVRGGRGVVAVVADARDLDRLDAAFTAELGTGRHVALSAALGPAKRYRAFLAAARGQVPVVIGTRAAMFAPVDRLGLVAIWDDGDDLHSEPRAPYPHAREVLLTRAQLADAAVLVAGHARTAESQLLVETGWAKEIVADRATVRARTPQVTPTGDDPQLARDPGAATARLPSLAWEAARAALRADTPVLVQVPRRGYLPSVSCANCRAPARCPHCAGPLALREAFAVPSCHWCGRVAAAYACPQCGGRRLRAAVVGARRTAEELGRAFAGVPVRTSGREEVLGEVPAEAGLVVATPGAEPLAAGGYGAVLLLDSWALLTRADLRAAEEALRRWLTAAALARPAAAGGRVVLVADGSLAPVQALLRWDPAWFAARELAERRELGFPPAARMASLTGVPDAVADLLEVTRLPAGAEVLGPVPAGEGQERMLVRVPRGRAGALAVALHEAAGVRTARKAGQPVRIQVDPLDLF; the protein is encoded by the coding sequence GTGGATGTGCCGCTGGCCCACCTGGACCGCCCGTTCGACTACCTGGTGCCGAGCGAGCTGGCCGAGACGGCCCGGCCCGGCACCCGCGTCCGGGTCCGGTTCGCCGGTCAACTGGTCGACGGCTGGTTGTTGGAACGGGTCGAGACCTCGACGCACGACGGCCGGCTCACCTACCTCGAACGTCTCGTCTCACCGGAGCGGGTGCTCTCGCTGGAGATCGCCCGGCTGGCCCGAGCGGTGGCCGACCGGTACGCCGGCAGCCTGGCCGACGTGCTCCGGCTCGCCGTTCCGCGCCGGCACGCGCGGGCCGAGTCGCAGGCCGGCCCGGCCCCGGCGGAAGCCACGGTCACACCCGGCGAGGTGGCGCCGACGGTTGCCAACCCGAATCCGGGCCGGTCGTCCGCCGCCGAGTCCGTCTCTGCGGCAGGACCCGTTCCTACGGCAGGACCCGTGTCCGAGGTCAGAACGGCGTCCGAGGAGGTTCCCGGGCCCGCGGCCGCACCTGGTCCGGCCGGGCTCGTGCGCGCGTCCGCACCGGCGTCCGCCGTCGGACCCCGGCCTGCGGTCGCTTCCGTGGCGGCGGACGACGGGCCGGCGCGGGGATGGGGGGACTATCCGGCCGGGGCCGGGTTCCTGCGGGCGCTGACCGACGGGCGCCAGCCGCGCGCGGTCTGGTCGGCGCTGCCCGGCGAGGCGTGGGCGGCCAGGTTCGCCGAAGCGGCGGCGGCCACCGTACGCGGTGGGCGAGGGGTGGTCGCGGTGGTCGCCGACGCCCGCGACCTCGACCGCCTCGACGCGGCGTTCACCGCCGAACTGGGCACCGGACGGCACGTGGCGCTCTCCGCCGCGCTCGGCCCGGCCAAGCGTTACCGGGCCTTCCTCGCCGCCGCGCGGGGACAGGTGCCGGTGGTGATCGGTACCCGCGCCGCGATGTTCGCCCCGGTCGACCGGCTCGGACTGGTGGCGATCTGGGACGACGGCGACGACCTGCACTCCGAACCACGTGCGCCGTACCCGCACGCGCGGGAGGTGCTGCTCACCCGGGCCCAGCTCGCCGACGCGGCGGTGCTGGTGGCGGGGCACGCCCGTACCGCCGAGTCGCAGTTGCTGGTCGAGACCGGCTGGGCGAAGGAGATCGTGGCCGACCGGGCGACCGTGCGGGCGCGTACGCCGCAGGTGACGCCGACCGGTGACGATCCGCAACTGGCCCGGGATCCGGGGGCGGCCACCGCGCGGCTGCCCAGCCTGGCCTGGGAGGCGGCCCGGGCGGCGCTACGGGCCGATACGCCGGTGCTGGTGCAGGTCCCGCGTCGCGGTTACCTGCCGTCGGTGTCCTGCGCCAACTGCCGGGCCCCGGCCAGGTGCCCGCACTGTGCCGGGCCGCTGGCGCTGCGTGAGGCGTTCGCCGTACCGAGCTGTCACTGGTGCGGGCGGGTGGCGGCCGCGTACGCCTGTCCACAGTGCGGCGGTCGGCGGCTGCGCGCGGCGGTGGTCGGTGCCCGGCGTACGGCGGAGGAGCTGGGCCGGGCGTTCGCCGGCGTGCCGGTACGGACCTCGGGGCGGGAGGAGGTGCTCGGCGAGGTGCCGGCGGAGGCCGGGCTGGTGGTGGCGACGCCCGGCGCCGAACCGCTCGCGGCCGGTGGGTACGGGGCGGTGCTGCTGCTCGACTCCTGGGCCCTGCTGACCCGGGCCGACCTGCGGGCCGCCGAGGAGGCCCTGCGGCGCTGGCTGACCGCGGCGGCGCTGGCCAGGCCGGCGGCGGCCGGAGGGCGGGTGGTGCTGGTCGCCGACGGTTCGCTGGCGCCGGTGCAGGCGCTGCTGCGCTGGGATCCGGCCTGGTTCGCCGCCCGCGAGCTGGCCGAGCGGCGCGAGCTGGGCTTCCCACCGGCGGCCCGGATGGCGAGCCTGACCGGGGTGCCCGACGCGGTCGCCGACCTGCTGGAGGTCACCCGCCTGCCGGCGGGCGCGGAGGTGTTGGGGCCGGTGCCGGCGGGGGAGGGGCAGGAACGGATGCTGGTCCGGGTGCCGCGCGGCCGGGCCGGTGCGCTGGCGGTCGCGCTGCACGAGGCGGCCGGGGTACGCACGGCCCGTAAAGCCGGTCAGCCGGTACGGATCCAGGTCGATCCGCTGGACCTGTTCTGA
- a CDS encoding AAA family ATPase: MTDRQSIVLNGDLGSGKSTVSIELARRLGLRRISVGDLYREMAQRRQMTTLQLNLHAELDQAVDGYVDQLQQDIADSGEQLIVDSRLAWHFFRDALKIHMITEPTEAARRVLARPSGPAESYTSIEEARSKLRERSESERSRFILRYGVDKAKLRNYDLICDTTRASAMEVVEHVIAAFEGTLGRQVLQDAPPLLLLDPGRIYPTQEIQGLRGLWESDFVTDVARAGEAGLEPLRIGYTGSDFFVVDGHRRLSAALRNGFKLVPGRLVAEVDEPVVGGRSAVEFFRAEVGLGTIYDWDAAHGVRLPLPEHVLARADADPADPVLASEAGIPS, encoded by the coding sequence GTGACCGATCGTCAATCGATCGTTCTCAATGGAGATCTCGGCAGCGGCAAGAGCACGGTGTCGATCGAACTCGCCAGGCGGCTCGGCCTGCGCCGGATCAGCGTCGGCGACCTGTACCGCGAGATGGCGCAGCGGCGCCAGATGACCACCCTCCAGCTCAACCTGCACGCCGAGCTCGACCAGGCGGTCGACGGCTACGTGGACCAGCTCCAGCAGGACATCGCCGACTCCGGCGAGCAGCTGATCGTCGACAGCCGGCTGGCCTGGCACTTCTTCCGGGACGCGCTCAAGATTCACATGATCACCGAGCCGACCGAGGCGGCCCGCCGGGTGCTGGCCCGCCCCTCCGGCCCGGCCGAGAGCTACACCTCGATCGAGGAAGCCCGGTCCAAGCTGCGGGAACGCAGCGAGAGCGAGCGCAGCCGGTTCATCCTCCGGTACGGCGTGGACAAGGCAAAACTGCGCAACTACGACCTGATCTGCGACACCACCCGGGCCTCCGCGATGGAGGTGGTCGAGCACGTCATCGCCGCCTTCGAGGGCACCCTCGGCCGGCAGGTGCTCCAGGACGCGCCGCCGCTGCTCCTGCTCGACCCCGGCCGGATCTACCCCACCCAGGAGATCCAGGGGCTGCGTGGGCTCTGGGAGTCCGACTTCGTGACCGACGTCGCGCGGGCCGGCGAGGCGGGGCTGGAACCGCTGCGCATCGGCTACACCGGCAGTGACTTCTTCGTCGTGGACGGGCACCGCCGACTCAGCGCCGCCCTGCGCAACGGATTCAAGCTGGTCCCCGGTCGACTGGTCGCCGAGGTCGACGAGCCCGTGGTCGGCGGCCGCTCCGCGGTCGAGTTCTTCCGGGCCGAGGTCGGGCTGGGCACGATCTACGACTGGGACGCGGCGCACGGCGTACGGCTGCCGCTGCCCGAGCACGTGCTCGCCCGGGCCGACGCCGACCCGGCCGACCCGGTCCTGGCCAGCGAGGCCGGCATCCCCTCGTAA